From the genome of Vanessa atalanta chromosome 30, ilVanAtal1.2, whole genome shotgun sequence, one region includes:
- the LOC125075412 gene encoding uncharacterized protein LOC125075412: MNADCFEKWFSEVLPKLKPNSVVVIDNAPYHSRKLESLPTMSWTKARIQEWLTSKSVSFEATMVKANLIDIVRQHKREHFDKYVVDEMAMQHGIIVLRLPPYHCELNPIELVWAQAKGYVAKNNKTFKMAEVKNLFEEGLQHITAEKWSSCIAHIIKEEDNMYGLDNMIDNVSDRFIINVTESDSDDFSSDNE; this comes from the coding sequence ATGAATGCCGATTGTTTTGAGAAATGGTTTAGTGAGGTCTTGCCAAAATTAAAACCTAATTCCGTGGTTGTGATAGATAATGCCCCCTACCACTCCAGAAAACTAGAATCGTTGCCTACAATGTCTTGGACTAAAGCTAGAATACAAGAATGGCTAACAAGCAAAAGTGTTTCATTTGAAGCAACAATGGTTAAAGCAAATCTTATAGACATTGTACGGCAGCACAAACGAGAACATTTCGACAAGTATGTTGTGGACGAGATGGCAATGCAGCATGGGATAATTGTTTTACGCCTGCCCCCATACCACTGTGAGCTCAATCCCATTGAATTGGTATGGGCGCAGGCTAAAGGATAtgttgcaaaaaataataaaactttcaaaATGGCAGAAgtaaaaaacctttttgaaGAAGGACTTCAACATATCACGGCTGAAAAATGGAGTAGCTGCATTGCTCATATAATTAAAGAAGAGGATAACATGTATGGTCTCGACAACATGATCGACAATGTTTCAgacagatttataattaatgtcacCGAAAGTGATAGTGATGATTTCTCATCtgataatgaataa
- the LOC125075413 gene encoding uncharacterized protein LOC125075413 — MSANNPKKRQKNLFDDLSSNSEYEQDQDPYKDEDGDYGSDENYEPQQTGDADASTSSEEIFSVRPRRRTSGGPVASSDSSKSDITNVSSHSDFGQDDRPTSQIEPLIPESRDGSPSLVAPQDNNSNDTDSAPVQNRPRSPEPEYQPWSNTTEDIPVFDFDVNSHGPQFEVNSQTSVEEIFNHVFPKELIDYLVQCTNNYGTALCNSNRPSTRYSRSQSFRLTTAEEMTKFLGLSLLHGHIRIPK, encoded by the coding sequence ATGTCAGCCAATAATCCTAAGAAACGTCAGAAAAACCTCTTCGACGATCTGTCTTCAAACTCGGAATACGAACAGGACCAGGACCCGTACAAGGACGAAGACGGTGATTATGGCTCTGACGAAAATTATGAGCCACAACAGACAGGCGATGCAGACGCTTCTACTTCCTCAgaagaaatattttcagtaaGACCTCGACGACGCACCTCTGGAGGCCCCGTTGCTTCATCGGATTCCAGTAAGTCCGATATTACAAATGTAAGCTCACACTCAGATTTTGGACAGGACGACAGACCTACCTCTCAGATCGAACCACTAATACCAGAATCAAGAGATGGTTCACCATCCCTAGTCGCGCCTCAGGACAATAATTCTAATGATACAGATTCAGCACCAGTGCAGAACCGACCAAGATCTCCTGAACCAGAATATCAGCCGTGGTCAAACACCACAGAAGACATTCCTGTTTTTGACTTTGATGTCAATTCACATGGCCCTCAATTTGAGGTTAACTCTCAAACTAGCGTTGAGGAGATTTTCAATCATGTTTTCCCTAAAGAGCTAATAGATTATCTAGTTCAGTGTACTAACAATTATGGTACAGCTTTGTGTAATTCAAATAGACCTTCCACTCGATATTCTCGATCTCAATCTTTTCGCCTGACTACCGCTGAAGAGATGACAAAGTTTTTAGGACTTTCATTATTGCATGGACATATTCGTATTCCTAAATGA